The Pseudoalteromonas aliena SW19 genome includes a region encoding these proteins:
- a CDS encoding patatin-like phospholipase family protein: protein MSTYKILSFCGGGIRGLMSVKMLQRLQADNPGLLQNTDMLTGCSTGAVISSFLAIYKKYNSFESENDVEIALNKLMALYDPAMRDIFSKVRTNPNEPAISNQISQLIGQKLSSLEKLTMLDLKGCFDLMFPAFNIQEHAQQQPGNHLGVKENKSWGMELFNNLDQSLSGNVYLLEAVLASSSMPGMNGSTSVYSSDSELALGQFVDGAFVNHDPTMAAVSLAVNQGHKLEDISVICFGTGFMGNYIANEDTMYWGSAQWLNSADNVNQNIYDTSRIPSLFANEDRVNPTLNMCLNGTSTNEIPTQSSLLLGQRYAYLNPDLKSTYISETAHTCKEINDMKTFAVDVDLKSATDVINKYWQ, encoded by the coding sequence ATGTCTACTTATAAAATACTAAGCTTTTGTGGTGGCGGAATAAGAGGTTTGATGTCAGTCAAAATGCTACAACGATTACAAGCCGATAACCCAGGCCTCTTACAAAATACTGATATGCTTACTGGTTGCTCTACGGGCGCAGTTATTTCTAGCTTTCTCGCAATATATAAAAAATACAACAGCTTTGAAAGCGAAAATGATGTCGAAATAGCATTGAACAAGCTAATGGCACTCTATGACCCTGCAATGCGTGATATCTTTTCGAAAGTACGTACAAATCCTAATGAGCCAGCAATCTCTAATCAGATCAGTCAGCTCATTGGTCAAAAACTTTCTAGTTTAGAAAAACTCACCATGTTGGACCTTAAGGGTTGTTTTGATTTAATGTTTCCTGCATTTAACATACAAGAGCATGCCCAACAACAACCAGGAAACCATCTTGGGGTAAAAGAAAATAAATCTTGGGGTATGGAATTATTCAATAATCTTGATCAATCACTCTCTGGTAATGTCTATCTTCTTGAAGCAGTGCTCGCTAGTAGCTCAATGCCAGGCATGAATGGCTCTACTAGTGTGTACTCTTCTGACAGTGAGTTAGCTCTTGGACAATTTGTCGATGGCGCTTTTGTTAACCATGATCCAACTATGGCAGCTGTTTCTCTGGCAGTTAACCAAGGCCATAAACTTGAAGATATTTCAGTTATTTGTTTTGGCACTGGATTCATGGGAAATTATATTGCTAACGAAGATACAATGTATTGGGGTTCCGCTCAGTGGCTAAATTCGGCAGATAACGTAAACCAAAATATTTATGACACTAGTCGTATTCCATCTCTCTTTGCTAATGAAGATCGTGTAAACCCAACCCTGAACATGTGTTTAAATGGTACATCTACAAATGAAATACCAACACAATCTAGTCTATTACTTGGCCAGCGATATGCCTATCTTAACCCAGATTTAAAATCAACGTATATCTCAGAAACA
- a CDS encoding PH domain-containing protein, producing MIDFDNKGFFKLKQDSDYADKVKDLLLDDEQIIDSYKSMRDGVVFTDKRIIAVNVQGITGSKKDFTSLPYKNIVAYSVETSGTFDLDSELEIYFSAVGKVKFEFTGKSSMLEISKTISNHLL from the coding sequence ATGATAGATTTTGATAATAAAGGTTTTTTTAAGCTTAAACAGGATTCTGATTACGCAGATAAAGTAAAAGATTTACTTTTAGACGATGAGCAAATAATTGATTCATACAAGTCAATGCGTGATGGAGTGGTTTTTACAGATAAAAGAATCATCGCTGTAAATGTGCAAGGTATTACCGGAAGCAAAAAAGATTTTACATCTTTACCCTATAAAAATATTGTAGCCTATTCGGTTGAAACCTCGGGTACTTTTGACCTTGATTCTGAATTAGAGATATATTTTTCAGCTGTTGGTAAAGTTAAGTTTGAGTTTACTGGCAAGTCTTCAATGTTGGAAATTTCAAAAACCATATCTAATCATTTGTTGTAG